The DNA sequence CTGGTCGCGTTTTCGTAGTGGGCGGGAATCCCGATGATCCGGTCGCGTGTCCAGTAGCCGTCTGGCCGGATCGGCGAATCGCAGATGACGCGCGTCTCTCTGCCCAGAAAGCCCCAGGGGCGGGAATCGCAGTTGGCGGGGACATCGGCGCGGGCGACAGGTGGGCTGTAGGCCCCCGTGAAGGCAACCGCGCCGAAGGTAACGATGGCGATGATCGAACTGTTGATCAGATGAGCGGACATGGGGGCGCAATCCTTAGATTTCGGCTTACAACAACACACGCTCTGACGGGTCAGGCAAACAGTAGTTCACCTGTTGTTCACCGTACCGTCACTTTCCGTACACGTCATTTCGAAGGGAGTCGGCGGCCGAGCGGCGATAGCAAGGAAGTGGTAAGACCATGCTCATGTCAGTTCGTGACGCCCACTCCGGCGGCGATCGTGTCTAGCGCTCGGGAGGCCTGGCGGCTGCTGGAGCCCCTGCACGCGGTTGTCTACTTCTCGCCAGAACCCCTGGCCGCGCTCGATGCCGCCGGCTATCGCGGCTTCTGGATGGGCTACTTCGCGGGCCGTGCCGCTCCCCTGGGTGCGGTCGGCGCTGAAGTCGTGCACGCGGTGTTCTACAACTTCTCCTTCGAACGCGTCTCCAAGGCGCTGCCCGCTGCCTGGCGGTTCGCGCCACCCGACGCTGCCCTCCAGGCACGCCAAGCGGGCGCCGTCGCCGCCTTGCGGCGCCACCTCGCGGCTCTGGCGGACGGCCCGGAGGTGGCCCGCGCGGCCGCACTCGCCGCACGGGCAGCGTCTGCGGTGCCGATCGCAGGCCGTGTGCTGGGTGCCGCCAATCATGCACTGCCGCTGCCTGATCAGCCGTTGGCACAGTTGTGGCACGCGGCCACAGTGCTGCGTGAGCATCGCGGTGACGGCCATATCGCGGCACTGCTGGCTGCTGGTATCGAGGGCCGCGAATCCCATGTATTCCACGCCCTGGCTTCGGGGACTCCGCGCCACACCTACACCGTCGCCCGCGACTTCACCGATGACGAGTGGAACCGGCTGACGACGGCACTGCGCGACAAGGGTCTTGCCGGAGCAGAGGGGCTCACCCCGGACGGTGTCCGGCTCAAGGCGCAGATCGAAGAACAAACCGACCGGCTCGCCGCCCAGGCGTATGAGGCGCTGACCGATACCGAGCGACGCGACCTGATCCGTGCGCTGCAGCCGCTGACCCAGGCCGTCGTGGCGGCCGGCGAGATTCCGCTTGATTCGCCGATGGGCCTTGATCTTCGCCCACTCCTCGACCGGTAGTGAGCGGTAGGATTTCTAAGTGGCTCAGTCTGGTCGGCCGGTCATGTCCTCCTACGAGCGCAAGCAATGGGACGCGCTGCTGGCGGCGGCCACCGGCGCCGAACCGCCCGGATGGTTCGAAGGCCTGAGCCAGGGCATCGCCGATCGCGCCAAAGACGTGGTCTCCCAAGTCCGCTCCGGGGTCGAGCAGGTCCCCGGCGCCACCGCGGCAATCGGCAAGGTGGACCAGCTCACCACCAAGGCCTTGGAAGCCCTGCACACCGTGCTGGTCGAGCGCGGGCTCAATTCGGTCAAGCCGTCCAACGTCTTTGCGATGTTCGCCGATGAGGGCCTCACGGTGCGCTCCTACGGCGAGGTCAAGAGCCTCGACCTGAAACACTGCGACCGCTCGGTACCGCGCCGCAAGGAGCGTTACGTCGCCCTGGCCATTGCCGAAGGTGCGGCGTCTTCGCTGGCGGTGACGGGTTCGGCGGTGACCAGCGCGGTCACCGGCGGCACGACCATGACCGTCGCCGCCTCGGCCGTAGTGGCGGACGTGACCGCGGTGCTGGTGGGCATGGGCCGGATCGTGGCATTGGTTGCGGCGCATTACGGTTACGACGTTCGCGAGCCCGACGAGCAGGCGTTCGCCTCGGGCGTGATCGCCTATTCCACCGCCGGCAATTCCGCGGAGAAGGCGGCAGCCTTGGCGTCGCTGTCGCGCTTGACCCAGCAGGAGTCGTGGCACCAACTGCAGCCCCAGCAGGCCGACAACGTGATCAGCCAGGTCTCCATGGCGCTGGGGTTCCGGCTGGCCAAACGCAAGCTGGCGCAGGCGGTTCCGATCTTGGGAGCGGTGGTCAACGGCGGGCTCAACGCCCGTATCGCGCAGCAGACATTCGAACGCGCCCAGCAGGCCTATCGGCTGCGGTTTCTCACCGAGAAGTACGGCCTGGACGCCGGACTGTGGGCGCCGGCGGTGGTCTCCGACGGCGACGTCGATATCCCGCTGGTCGACGAGATACTTGACCGGTCAGCCCGTCGACTCCAGCCCGGCGATGAAGATCGCCAGCAGCCGTAGGACGGTCGACTCGAAGTCGGTGACTATCGGCTGGGGCGAATCCGGGTTCGTCCAGGCCCACGCAGTGCCGGTGAAGGCGTGCACCGCCGCGGTCAGGGAGCTGAGCTGGTCATCGGAGAGCGGCAGCGAGGGACGCAGCGCCGCACCGAGGCGTCGCTGTGCGTCGTTGGCCTGGTCCGCCAGGACGCGCCTCTCGTCGGGGCTGAGCTTGGCGATCAGCGTGGGCGAGGCTGCGATGAGGTCGCACAGCACAGGGCGAGCGGCAAGGCTGCGAGCCAGTGCCGTCGCCGGGGCGGTATGCGGCAGTTCGCCGGCCAGCGCCTCGATCCAGGCTAGGTGCTCCTCATGCATCACCCGCAGCAGCAGCGCCTCCCGCGACCCGGCGTAGCGCAGGATGCCCGACTTCGCCAGTCCGGCCGCCACGGCGACATCGCCGAGCGTCAGTGCGGTGGCCCGGGTGTGGGTCAGCAGCTCGCGGCTGGCGGCGGTGAGCTGTGTCAACCGGTCTTGGCGCTGCGCCTCGTTGCGGGCGCGGGCGAACGGCAGGGGTGGGGATGCTGTCACCACCACATAATAGAACAACGTTCTGTTATTGTGTCGGCCATGGTGCACCGCTACGAATGCGTCATCTCGAGCCGGACGACGGCTGCGCCGCAGGCCCTGTTCGATCTCGTCTCCGACGGCGCCCGCTGGTCGCAGTGGGCCGCGCCGTTGATCCCGTACTCGACCTGGGAGGCGCTGAGCCCGGCCGGCGATAGCGGCGTGGGCGCAATCCGCGCCGTCGGAAGGCGCAAACGGCCGACCCGCGAGATGGTGACCATCCACGAGCCGCCCGGCCGGCACGGCTACACCATGCTCGTCGATGGTCCGATCCGCGATTATCAGGCGCAGGTGACGTTCGTCGAGGGCAGCGGCGGCACCGAGGTGACATGGCGCGGCCGGTACGAGACGCGTTGGCGCGCCGTGGGTATGGCCTACTGGCTGGTGCTGCGAGTGGTGCTCGGGGCGCTGACGCGCAAGCTCGTCGCCGCCGCCGAACGCAAGGCCGTCTAGGCCGGCGATTCAGTGCAGGGTGTCAGGGCACAGTTCGTGCTGCGCGATATCGATCACCGGGCGCAGGTCGACGGTCAGATCGTCGACCATGGACGGTCCACCGAATGACGGCCGACGCACGTAGTCGTCGACGACCT is a window from the Mycobacterium sp. SVM_VP21 genome containing:
- a CDS encoding EcsC family protein, producing MAQSGRPVMSSYERKQWDALLAAATGAEPPGWFEGLSQGIADRAKDVVSQVRSGVEQVPGATAAIGKVDQLTTKALEALHTVLVERGLNSVKPSNVFAMFADEGLTVRSYGEVKSLDLKHCDRSVPRRKERYVALAIAEGAASSLAVTGSAVTSAVTGGTTMTVAASAVVADVTAVLVGMGRIVALVAAHYGYDVREPDEQAFASGVIAYSTAGNSAEKAAALASLSRLTQQESWHQLQPQQADNVISQVSMALGFRLAKRKLAQAVPILGAVVNGGLNARIAQQTFERAQQAYRLRFLTEKYGLDAGLWAPAVVSDGDVDIPLVDEILDRSARRLQPGDEDRQQP
- a CDS encoding TetR family transcriptional regulator; this encodes MTASPPLPFARARNEAQRQDRLTQLTAASRELLTHTRATALTLGDVAVAAGLAKSGILRYAGSREALLLRVMHEEHLAWIEALAGELPHTAPATALARSLAARPVLCDLIAASPTLIAKLSPDERRVLADQANDAQRRLGAALRPSLPLSDDQLSSLTAAVHAFTGTAWAWTNPDSPQPIVTDFESTVLRLLAIFIAGLESTG
- a CDS encoding SRPBCC family protein, translated to MVHRYECVISSRTTAAPQALFDLVSDGARWSQWAAPLIPYSTWEALSPAGDSGVGAIRAVGRRKRPTREMVTIHEPPGRHGYTMLVDGPIRDYQAQVTFVEGSGGTEVTWRGRYETRWRAVGMAYWLVLRVVLGALTRKLVAAAERKAV